The Ipomoea triloba cultivar NCNSP0323 chromosome 4, ASM357664v1 DNA segment AGTGCTTACATCACAAGGAATAGTAATAAATACTAAGCTGATAGAACTGGCCTGGAGGAGAAATACTAAGCCAGTAGGCGTCAATGGCAACAATAATGGTTCCAAGGATCAAACTTGGCTCGCAAGGCCTGGAGGTGTCGGCCCAAGGTCTGGGCTGTATGGGGATGTCTGCATACTACGGCACACCCAAGCCCGAAGCTGATATGATTAACCTCATCCACTATGCAATCAACTGCGGTATCACCTTTCTCGACACCTCCGATGTCTATGGCCCCCATACAAACGAAATTCTCCTTGCCAAGGTTAATTTCTAGTGTTTATTTtgcatcattttcttttctagCAATTTAGGATCttcaattcattattattattagcagtTCAATTCCCCAATTCTTCCTTGTTTTATGTAGTATTATATTCCATGCCAATTAATCCTGCGTTATGCAACAAACTATGCTAGGATGAGAGTGAGATATATAAGATCAAATGTTTATTACTGCGCCAAACTTATAGCTAGTAGgtgtaataattttatttctttatagaaTACTATCACATTTTTTTAGAGACAGGTGCTATATGCCAACTTAGccaacaatataattttctaGCCACCAATTAATGGACTTGACTCTTTAACGACTTTCGGCCAAtacaaccctagttagtttttaGGATATGATACAAGTAGTTCATGATGCTTGAACATTCACCTTTTGGGATAGAGATTTGGATTTTTGATGTTTGATCAAGTTTTCTTATTCTcctgaaattttatattttaaactttatagaatagggaaaatatcatttttagtaaTCTAATTATACACGTGGTATAGACTTAGTCTTTAAGTTATATGCTTGATCATTTTATGCCCCTATGTGATATGGGAAGTGACAACTTTAATTTAGTCTCTCGGAAACTATTTATGCAACTAATATGTAAATAACGGTCactttatgcatattttcaaaaaaaaaaaaaacggtcaCTTTATGCATAATTTATAGTTTAAATAACTCAAGAATGCAAGGACTAATTCTACCATAAGTATAACTGGAGGACCAGAATGCAATTTTCCCTGtctataattatatgttttcttAGGCTTTGGGAGGTGGGATGAGAGACAAAGTCGAGTTGGCAACAAAGTTTGGAATTAGAAGTAGTATGAGCACTCCAACAATGTCAAGTGTGCAACAAAGTATATGTGGGGATCCTGCCTATGTAAGAGCTGCGTGTGAGGCAAGCTTGAAGCGGCTTGATGTTAAATGCATTGACCTCTACTATCAGCACCGCATTGATAAACACATTCCCATTGAACTTACGGTATGATCCACTTTTTGCCAATTATCCATCTTGTCTAAGCATATAAAGAGGATTTAAATTCTTAACTGCAACAATATACCTGTTTTTAATAATTGGTACATTAATAACTCCAAAGATGACTtgcaaaatatgaaaataacacTGTTAGCCTTGTTAAATgtatttgtgtttgtgtttttacAAGATGGGAGAACTTAAAAAGCTCGTTGAAGAaggtaaaataaaatacataggTCTATCTGAGGCATCAGCTTCAACAATCCGAAGAGCACATGCTGTTCATCCAGTAACAGCAGTACAATTGGAATGGTCTCTATGGTCGAGAGATGCAGAGGAAGAAATTATTCCTACTTGCAGGTCTTCTATGTTTCATGTTTGGCCTGAAATAGTATGGAGTAATATAGAAATTTTAACTCTGTTCTCCTTACAATGATACAGGGAGCTTGGGATTGGAATTGTAGCATACAGTCCTCTGGGACGAGGATTTTTGTCGTCGGGTCCAAAAGTAGTTGTGAATTTATCAGAAGTTGATAGGCGAAAGGTGTTTTACAGTTTACTGTTTAAATATATCACTTTTTTGTTGGGAAAAGGATCAAATACACACTCGTgttaaaagtcaattagactttaaaagttacaattaaacacattagcatgttaatttagttaatcaaagtCCAAAAACcgatttgtgacctgtaatagcaggtcgtTAGAGTTTCGATGATTCTCCAACGATATTCGAGCTACCTTTTGGGAAAACAGACAGCTGGCTACCGGTGAATGGTCACCGGTTGCCTTTTGGAGATGGTGACCAGTTGGTGGCCCCTGATTGCCAGCTTCCCTTAGGAGGTACCCAGAATATTGTCGGAGCATCCCAAAACCTTAGTGACcttgttattacaagtcactaataaGTTTTTAGACTTCGATGCACTAAATTAATATGTTGATATTGTTAATTGCAAATTTGAAAAGTTGGAGgacttaattgactttttgtatAAAGTGTTCAGGACTCAGGagtgtatttgaccattttccctttctgGTTAGCTTTCTCACTTTGAAGTTTGAAGGAtgtattttaaatgtttttaacttTCCAGAGTCATCCAAGGTTCCAAGGTGAGAATGCTGAGCATAATTACAACTTGTATGAGAGGATCACCAAAGTGGCAGCCAAGAAGGGCTGTACCCCATCACAACTAGCATTGGCCTGGTTGCATCACCAGGGAAACGATGTCTGCCCCATTCCTGGTACCACTAAGATCGAAAACCTCAACCAAAACATCGGAGCTTTTTCTGTGAATCTTACAGCGGAAGAGATGTCCGAGCTTGAATCCATTGCTTCTGCAGTGAAAGGCGACAGGCAGCCCCCGGGTGTTTCAACCTGGAAAGATTCTGATACTCCACCCTTGTCAACATGGAAAGCTacataattggtaataatgttcATTTTAGAGGCTGTATGGTAGCCAAGAAAATTATTCTGGAGTTTACTATGTCTTTTAGAGTTGTTTGAGAATAAGAGAGTGAAAACCATGTAGTAATGCACTAATGCACTATATAAACCCGCAAATATTACCCGAGATTGTGCACTAGGTATATCTACTTTGTGATTTTAGCTGACAAAGAACAAATGACTataaggaagtaaaccagcATGTGACCTTgtagttacaagtttgtataCTTATTATTTAGCTATATTGGCTGGGGTTATCCCTAATGTTGTCTTCCTTTATACTTAGGTTATTTTTGGTTGGACACTTTTGTACTCTATTATGAGATTTGGTATCCATTAATATGTTTGTTTGCATACTTTTGTTATCCTACTATTAGATTTGAAACCTTAAGTAATTACAAAACTTATTATCATTTTCCTCTTTACTTTTGAAGAATGGAATAAAAAcaggaagaaaaaataataaaaaaatgaaaaggtcATTCCATGCATTAAATGTGAAACTTTAATACATACAAAAACTGGTGTGAAATCATTTCACGAATAATTAATTGTTCGTGAGACTGGTCGTGTAGTAAACAACTTGGCGTATAATATTACaatttcagttataaatattacaatatttatcattattaacaATCATTTTTATCCTAAATAGTATCTCGATTtcatatataagtattacaatatctatcataagtaacgatttatttttaattcaaattggtaataaattttctacaatatgtactacaatttctttaataagtaacatttcacatataaatattacaatatttatttataattaaacttcataagtattacaatttcagttatatgtattataa contains these protein-coding regions:
- the LOC116016985 gene encoding auxin-induced protein PCNT115-like, giving the protein MATIMVPRIKLGSQGLEVSAQGLGCMGMSAYYGTPKPEADMINLIHYAINCGITFLDTSDVYGPHTNEILLAKALGGGMRDKVELATKFGIRSSMSTPTMSSVQQSICGDPAYVRAACEASLKRLDVKCIDLYYQHRIDKHIPIELTMGELKKLVEEGKIKYIGLSEASASTIRRAHAVHPVTAVQLEWSLWSRDAEEEIIPTCRELGIGIVAYSPLGRGFLSSGPKVVVNLSEVDRRKSHPRFQGENAEHNYNLYERITKVAAKKGCTPSQLALAWLHHQGNDVCPIPGTTKIENLNQNIGAFSVNLTAEEMSELESIASAVKGDRQPPGVSTWKDSDTPPLSTWKAT